In the Pygocentrus nattereri isolate fPygNat1 chromosome 19, fPygNat1.pri, whole genome shotgun sequence genome, one interval contains:
- the LOC108427201 gene encoding midnolin encodes MDQHPEARGCTAGSRCSELAVRSEPPMTLSIHTTTGTRFELSLPPEETVDGLKRRLSQKLRVPKDRLALLHRDTRLSSGRLHDFGVTDGSKLTLVPSVEAGLMTQTSRPEQSIMQALENLTETQVGDFLSGRSPLTLALRVGDHMMFVQLQLAAQNSGVQQSTTRSPSGATEKPTEPCRGGARHVHIPPTPHSNLRASHGHHTYPAQFTPPSSPTVPAGSAPHLHSSAGARSPVPGQSTYPQGECGTPSFSSSSSSWLSRKPGAVIESFVNHAPGVFSGTFSGTLHPNCQDSNGRPRRDISTILQILNDLLSATRHYQGTPSALAQLRCHTQGPSSPRATPPASPSPPASPSSSSTIRLPSVPTSPSPLSPTSDRVSLSHSRISKPIGEPSRQTENKATRCKVERLQLLLQQRRLRRRARREPRGPYHWLANRKAARSHSNSSLSSEGSLDLDYDEALWKPDVQADMGSEFVLA; translated from the exons ATGGACCAGCACCCTGAGGCTCGAGGCTGCACCGCCGGGTCCCGGTGCTCTGAGCTCGCCGTCCGCAGCGAGCCCCCCATGACTTTATCCATCCACACCACCACGGGCACTCGCTTCGAGCTGTCTCTCCCTCCCGAGGAGACGGTGGACGGGCTGAAGAGGAGACTTTCGCAAAAGCTCCGCGTGCCCAAAGACAGGCTCGCGCTCCTGCACAGAGACAC GAGACTGAGCTCAGGAAGGCTCCATGATTTTGGAGTTACGGATGGGAGCAAGTTGACCCTGGTGCCATCAGTAGAAGCAGGGTTAATG ACTCAGACCTCTAGACCAGAGCAGTCCATCATGCAAGCCTTGGAGAATTTGACAGAAACTCAG GTCGGTGACTTTCTTTCGGGCCGCTCTCCGCTGACCCTCGCCCTGCGCGTGGGCGACCACATGATGTTCGTGCAGCTGCAGTTGGCTGCGCAAAACTCAGGCGTCCAGCAGTCCACCACCAGGAGTCCCTCAGGCGCGACTGAGAAGCCTACAGAGCCCTGCAGGGGTGGCGCCAGGCATGTCCACATCCCACCCACGCCGCATAGCAACCTGAGGGCATCACATGGACATCACACGTACCCTGCTCAGTTCACACCCCCCTCCAGCCCAACCGTACCTGCTGGCTCTGCACCCCACCTCCACTCATCTGCAGGTGCTCGCAGCCCTGTCCCAGGACAGTCCACCTACCCACAG gGTGAGTGTGGGACTCCAAGCttcagcagcagctccagctcGTGGCTGAGTCGGAAACCAGGTGCTGTGATAGAAAGCTTCGTTAACCACGCCCCTGGAGTCTTCTCAGGAACCTTCTCAG gCACTTTGCACCCTAACTGTCAGGACAGTAATGGGCGTCCTCGCCGTGACATCAGCACCATCTTGCAGATCCTCAACGATCTCCTGAGTGCCACACGCCACTATCAGGGCACTCCATCTGCCCTTGCACAGCTCCGCTGTCACACACAGGGCCCCTCATCACCCCGGGCAACGCCACCCGCTTCACCATCACCACCCGCTTCACCTTCTTCATCATCCACCATACGACTCCCGTCAGTTCCGACTTCCCCGTCACCACTGTCACCTACCTCAGACAGAGTGTCTCTCAGCCATAGCCGCATCAGCAAACCCATTG GTGAGCCTTCCAGGCAGACAGAGAATAAGGCCACACGCTGTAAAGTGGAGCGCCTGCAGCTTCTCCTGCAGCAGCGGAGGCTTCGGCGGCGGGCCAGGCGGGAGCCCCGTGGGCCATACCACTGGTTGGCCAACCGCAAAGCGGCCCGCAGCCACAGCAACAGCAGCCTATCCAGCGAAGGCTCTCTGGACCTGGACTACGATGAGGCACTCTGGAAACCCGACGTTCAGGCCGACATGGGCTCCGAGTTCGTCCTGGCatga